One Candidatus Binatia bacterium genomic region harbors:
- a CDS encoding DoxX family protein — protein MAKNNEAVEGLGLLVLRLAVGGMMLTHGLPKLQRLLEKPDQFPDPIGLGPEVTLAFAVFSEVICAVLIIAGAATRLAAIPLLITMLVAAFVTHAGDPFNKMEPALLYGSCSLALVLTGAGKFSVDGWWNGRG, from the coding sequence ATGGCGAAGAACAACGAAGCGGTGGAAGGTCTTGGGCTTCTGGTCTTGAGGTTGGCCGTGGGCGGGATGATGCTCACGCATGGCTTGCCCAAATTACAGAGGCTGTTGGAGAAGCCTGACCAATTCCCCGACCCGATTGGCTTGGGTCCCGAAGTGACGCTGGCGTTCGCGGTATTTTCCGAGGTGATTTGCGCGGTCCTGATCATCGCCGGTGCGGCCACGCGACTGGCCGCGATCCCGCTTTTGATCACCATGCTCGTGGCGGCCTTTGTGACCCACGCGGGCGACCCCTTCAATAAAATGGAACCCGCTCTGCTTTATGGATCCTGCAGTCTTGCTCTGGTGCTTACCGGTGCGGGCAAGTTCAGCGTCGACGGTTGGTGGAACGGTCGGGGCTGA